Below is a window of Streptomyces genisteinicus DNA.
TCCACGACATCCCGGAGAACGCGGTCGACCTGCGCTCCCGCTCGGTGCTCACCCTGACCCGCTCCACCGTGCGCCGCTTCGGCCGCAACGGCCTGTCGGTCTGGGACCCGGGCACCCGGGTGGACGCCAACCAGTGCGAGATCCACGACAGCACCGGCGACTACCCGGCCGTCTGGGTGAGCGACGGCGCCACGGCCGTGCTGGACGCCTGCAGGATCCACGACGTGCCCGACGCGCTGTTCGTCCTCGACCGCGGTTCCCGCGCCGACGTCGTCGACAGCGACCTCTCCCAGGTCCGCAACACCGCGGTCTCGGTGAGCGACGGCGCCACCGCCCAGCTGGACGACTGCCGCATCCGGGAGGTGTCCACCGGAGCCTGGTTCCGCGACCACGGCAGCGGCGGCACCCTGGCCAACTGCACCGTCGACGGCGCCCAGACCGGGGTGATCGTCACCAAGGGGGCCGACCCCCTGATCGAGCGCTGCACCGTCAGCGGCCCGGCCGAGGCAGGCTTCTACGTGTCGGCCGAGGGCCGGGGCACGTTCCGGGGCTGCCGGGTCACCGGCAGCGGCGGATACGGCTTCCACGTGATGGACGGCTGCCGCACCACACTGAGCCGCTGCCGCACCGAGCGGTGCGCGCGCGGCGGCTACGAGTTCGGCGAGGACGACGGACCGCTGGTCGAGGAGTGCACGAGCGACGAGAGCGGCACGCTGCGCCCCGGCCCCGAGCGGGTGCCCGCCGTGCAGACCGCGCCCGTCTCCCCCGGCCTGCTCACCGCCGTCCCCGTGCAGAGCCCGGCCGCTCCGGCGCCCGCCGCGGCACCCGCACCGGCCGGGGAGCCGGCCCGCAGCCCGGACGCCGTGCTCGGTGAACTGGACGCGCTGGTCGGCCTGGACAGCGTGAAGCGCGAGGTCCGCACGCTGACGAACATGATCGAGGTGGGCCGGCGCCGGCAGGAGGCCGGACTGAAGGCGGCGTCGGTGCGGCGCCATCTCGTCTTCACCGGCTCCCCCGGCACCGGCAAGACCACGGTGGCCCGGCTGTACGGCGAGATCCTCGCCTCGCTCGGGGTGCTGGAGCGGGGCCACCTCGTGGAGGTGTCCCGGGTGGACCTGGTGGGCGAGCACATCGGCTCCACGGCCATCCGCACCCAGGAGGCGTTCGAACGCGCCCGCGGCGGGGTGCTGTTCATCGACGAGGCGTACGCCCTGTCCCCCGAGGACTCCGGCCGGGACTTCGGCAAGGAGGCGATCGACACCCTGGTGAAGCTGATGGAGGACCACCGGGACGCGGTCGTGGTCATCGTCGCCGGCTACACCGCCGAGATGGACCGCTTCCTGACCGTCAACCCCGGTGTGGCGTCGCGCTTCTCACGGACCATCACCTTCCGGGACTACGAGGCCGAGGAACTGCTGCGGATCGTCGGACAGCAGGCCGAGGAGCACGAGTACCGGCTGTCCGAGGGCACGGCGGAAGCGCTGCTGAAGTACTTCGCGGCGCTGCCCAAGGGTCCCGCGTTCGGCAACGGCCGCACCGCGCGCCAGACGTTCGAGTCGATGGTGGAGCGGCACGCGGTACGGGTCTCGGCACTGCCCGAGACCAGCACCGACGACCTCACCCTTCTCTACGCGGAGGACCTGCCCGAACTGTCCTGAGCCTCGGGCCGCACCTGCCGGGGCACCGCCCGGGCGAGCCGGGCCAGCAGCTGGGCGCGCTCCTCTGCGAACGCCGGGTCGGCCTGGTAGCCGGAGTGGCCGAGTATCGGCTCGGGGAGCGGATGGCTCGCCGAACGGCCGTAGACCACCGGGTCCTTGAGCGCGGCGCGGTCCACGTCGGGGTGGCGGCCCTCGGCCGGGATCATCAGCGGCCCGCCGATCGGGTCGGTCTGCCGCCACAGGTTGCGCCAGCAGTCGATGTCGCGGCGCAGGTCCCGCAGCGCGGCCGCCCCGAAGTACGCCGGGAACCAGCGTCCGTAGAGCCGCTCCAGCGGCGAGCCGTACGTCAGCAGCGCCACCCGGCGGCGGGTGGCGGCCGGCAGCTGCCACACGGCCGACGCCGCCAGCACGCTGCCCTGCGAGTGGCCGGAGATGACGAGCCGTCCGCCGGTGCGGGCCGTCCATGTGCAGATGCGCCAGGTGAGGTCGGGGACGGCCCGCTCGGCGTAGCAGGGCGGGGCGAACGGATGGGCGGCGCGCGGCCAGTACGTGCCGACGTCCCACAGGATGCCGATGGTGCGCCGGGCCGAGGCGTCCCGGTAGGCGCGCCGCCCCAGCGTGACGAAGAGTATGAAGCCGAACCCGACGAGCCAGGACCCGAGCGCCTGCGCGGTGTCCGCGACGGACTCCACGAAGGGGCCGGCCCCGGCGAACGCCCGCCCCGGCACCTCCCCGCTGATCCAGGCCCCGGCGACGGCGCCCGCGCCGAGCAGCAGGGTGGCGCCCGCGAGGACGCCTACGAGGACGGGGGCGTCGTCCGTGAGCCGGGCGCGCGCACGGGTGCCGGCGATGCGCCGGGTGCGCACCTCGTCCGGCCGGTCCTCGCCGTACTCGCTCTCCACGACGGGGGCGAGACGGCGCGCGGCACGCCAGGTCCGCGCCGTCAGGAAGAGCGCGGGCAGCAGCAGGAGGACCAGCAGCACGGGGATGACGGAGGCCTGCCAGCTGAGCAGTACGGGCGGGCCGGTGATGGTGGCGTGCGGGCCCATGCCGGGGGTGCCGGGGCCGTCGAGCCAGTCTCCGACCCGCTGGGCCACCCCGCCGGTCATCACCCCGCCGAGGGCGCAGGCGAGCATCGCGACGGCCGGCCCGCCGAGTCCCCGCAGGGCGGCGCGCGGATGGCGGGCCCTGCGGTGCAGCACCGCGGCGGCCACGGCGAGCGCGACGACCAGGCCGCCCTGTACGAGGGTGATCGCGCGGAAGGCCGCGGCCTCGCCGGGGAGGCCGCCCGAGGACGCCCAGGCGTCCCGCGACCAGGAGGCGTACACCGCGCCCAGCAGGAGCAGGCCCACCGCGGCGCCGGGGAGCACGCGCACGGCGACGCGGTCGGCGCGGGCGTCGGCGCGCCGCTCGCTGCGGCCCCTGCGCAGCACCACCCACACCACGGCCGAGGCGGCGAGGACCAGGGCCGCCGCCAGCAGCGCGCCGAGGACCGCGGGCAGCGTGTCCGGGGACTCCTGGTCGTGGCGGACCGCGGGGACGGTCACCGCGGCGGCCACGGTCAGGAATCCCGCCGCGGTGTGCGCGGCGCGGAGCCGGGCCACGAGCCGTCGCCCGTACCAGAACCCGGGACGGCCGAGCGCCGGCCGCACGACCTGCGGGCGCTCCGGTTCCGCCGCACCGCCGGGCGGCACGGCGTCCGGGGTGGGGGCGCACGCCTCCTCGTCGAGGTCGTCGTCGTCCGCGTCGTCGGGCGGGAAGCCCTCCTCGCCGGTCGGCGGACGCTGCGACTCGTACGCGCTCCAGGTGCGGTTGGAGAGGTACCAGAGCAGGGTGACCAGCGCGGCGGGCACCACCGCCGCCAGCGCGAGACGGCGTCCGGGCTGCGACCACCAGCCGCCCCGGTCGGCCGAGAGGAAGCCCAGCCAGGCCCGGTCCCCCGCGCATCCGGCGGAGCCCGCGCACTGCCAGGCGACCAGGTCGAGGGCGACCGCGCAGGCCGCGGCCGTGAGCAGCACGGTGAGGCTGAGCGCGATCAGCCGCACCAGCACGCCGTAGAGGCGGGTGGTGCGCCGGCTGCCGCGGGCCCGCGGGCGCATCCAGTGCGCCAGGTTGGCGACCATGAACGGCAGGAGCAGCAGCCACAGGGCCCGGGCGCCGTTGCCCGAGGTGAGGTTGGACCAGCAGTACGCCTCCGGCACGGGCCGGTCCGTGTACCGCTCGGGGTGGCGTTCGGCCTCGGCGTCGTCGGTGCGGCGGTGCACGGCCGCCTTGGTGTCGCCGGTGATCCGCACCGTGCGCGGGTCGCCGAGCATCTCCTCGGGGGTGGCTCCGCCGACGCCGTGCACGAGCAGTTCGAGGGCGGGTCCCTCGCCGTACGGTGCCTGGTGGGCAGGGTTCACGGGCGCGGCTCGCTTTCCGTTCGGCGGCGGGGAGTGGGTGCGGCGTCGTCCGTCCAGAATCCCGGACCGGGGGCCCGCGCCGCACGGCTCTCACCGAATCTCCCCGCCTCGGTGCGGCCGAAGGTTCGTGCGAGGATGGGGCACTTGTCAGCGGACGCGGTGCGTGAGGCCACGGTGTCGACACGGAAGGAGCCGGCCCGACGGTGACGGACAACCAGAATCTCCTCGCGGAGCAGCGGCGCTCCCTGATCCTCGACGAGGTCCGCAGGCGTGGCGGGGTACGGGTCAACGAGCTCACCCGGCGGCTCGGCGTGTCCGACATGACGGTGCGGCGCGATCTGGACGCGCTGGCCCGCCTCGGCATGGTGGAGAAGGTCCACGGCGGGGCCGTTCCGGTCGTCGAGGCGAGCACCCACGAGCCGGGGTTCGAGGCGAAGTCGTCGCTGGAGCCGACGGCGAAGGAGGACATCGCGCGGGCGGCGGCACGCTTCGCGGTGCCGGGCAGTGCCATCGCCCTGTCGGGCGGCACCACGACGTACGCCCTGGCGCACCGCCTGCTGGACGTGCCCGATCTGACGGTGGTGACCAACTCCCTGCGGGTGGCCGACGTGTTCCACGCGGCGCAGCGCCCGGGGGCGGCGGGCCCGCGCCCGGGGGCCGCGACCGTGGTGCTGACGGGCGGGGTGCGCACCCCGTCGGACGCGCTGGTCGGCCCGGTCGCCGACCAGGCGATCCGTGCCCTCCACTTCGACGTGCTCTTCATCGGAGTGCACGGGATCTCGGTCGAGGCGGGCCTGTCGACGCCCAACCTGGCGGAGGCCGAGACCAACCGGCGTCTGGTGGGAGCCGCCCGGCGGGTCGTGGTGGTGGCCGATCACACCAAGTGGGGCACGGTGGGGCTGAGTTCGTTCGCCGGGCTGGCCGACGTGGACACGCTGGTGACGGACACGGGGCTGTCGGCGGCGGCTCGCGCCGAGGCCGCCGAGCACCTTCCGGCGCTCGTCGTGGCCGGGGAGCCGGCCGAGGACTCCCCCGGCGCGGACGGCGGGCCGCCGGGACGGGCCGGGAGCGGGGACGGCGGGGCCGGCGGGGAAGCGGACGGGGAGGGCTGAGCCGGTGGCCGTCTTCCGGATCGGGCGTACGACGGAGCTGACCGCGGCCGAGTGCTGGCGGCGTGTGACGGACTGGCCGGCCCACGCCGCCGGGGTGCCGCTGACCTCGGTCTCGGTGACGACGCCCGGACCCGCGGGCGTGGGGACGGTGTTCGTGGCCCGTACCGGTGCGGGCGGGCTGGGGTTCGACGACCCGATGGAGGTCGTCCGCTGGGAGCCGCCCGCCGCCGGCCGCCCCGGGGTGTGCCGGCTGGAGAAGCGCGGCCGGGTGGTGACGGGGTGGGCGGAGATCGAGGTCCGTCCGTCGGCCGCCGGCTCGGTGGTGCTGTGGGTGGAGGACCTGCGGGTGCGGGGGCTGCCGCGCGCCGCGGACCCCCTGCTGGCGAGCGTCGGCCGGGTGGTCTTCGGCGCGGCCCTCGACGGGCTGCTGTCGGGCCGCTCCGGGAGCCGGGGCCGCTGACCCGGGCCGGGGCCGTCGGACGCCCCGGGGTGCGGGGCGGTCTCAGCAGGGCCACTCGCCCGTGTCGAGGAAGGCCTCGATCGCGGTCGTGTAGGGACGGATGTCCAGCCCCTGGTCGGCGAGCCAGGTGTCCGAGTAGTACTTGTCGAGGTAGCGGTCGCCCGGATCGCAGATCAGGGTGACGACGCTGCCCCGCTCCCCCTTGCCGAGCATCTCGGCGACGATCTTCAGGGCGCTCCACAGTCCGGTGCCGGTCGAGCCGCCCGCGCGGCGCCCGATGGCCTTCTCCAGGGTCCGCACCGCCGCGATGCTGGCCGCGTCGGGGACCTTCATCATCCGGTCGATGGCGCCGGGCACGAAGCTCGGCTCCATACGGGGCCGTCCGATGCCCTCGATGCGGGAGCCGCAGTCGCTGCGGGCGTCCGGGTCGTGGCGCGTCCAGCCGTCGAAGAAACAGGAGTTCTCCGGGTCGGGGACGCAGATCCGGGTGTCGAACTGCATGTAGTGCACGTAGCGCGCGATGGTGGCCGACGTGCCGCCGGTGCCGGCGGTCGCCACGATCCACGCGGGCTCGGGGTACCGCTCCAGACGCAGCTGCTGGTACACGGACTCGGCGATGTTGTTGTTGCCGCGCCAGTCGGTGGCGCGTTCCGCGTAGGTGAACTGGTCCATGTAGTGGCCGCCGGTGCGTTCGGCCAGGAGCGCGGACTCCTCGTACATGCCGCGCGGGTCGTCGACGAAGTGGCACTGCCCGCCGTGGAATTCGATGAGCCGGATCTTCTCGGGGCTCGTGGTGCGCGGCATGACGGCGACGAAGGGGACGCCGATGAGCTTGGCGAAGTACGCCTCCGAGACGGCGGTGGAGCCGCTGGACGCCTCGATGACCGGCTTGCCCGGCCGGATCCATCCGTTGCACAGGCCGTACAGGAACAGGGAGCGGGCGAGGCGGTGCTTGAGGCTGCCCGTGGGGTGGGTGGACTCGTCCTTGAGGTAGAGGTCGATGCCCCAGTCGTCGGGGAGCGGGAAGCGCAGCAGGTGGGTGTCGGCGGACCGGTTGGCGTCCGCCTGGACCTTGCGGACGGCTTCTTTCAGCCAGCTGCGGTAGCGGGCGTCGCTGCGGTCGACGTCCACGGTGGCGACCGGACGCCCGCCGTCCGCCCCGCCGGCGCGCCCGGCGGACGCGTGGTGCGGTCCGGGTGCCGTCACCGGATTCTCACTCGTGCTCATCTGTGCCGTTCCTTGCCTGGGCCACCAGAGGTCCCGTACGGCCCCCTGAGCCAACAGTAAGCCCCTCACCTGGGCAAACGTTCACTTTGGGCATCCATAGGCGGGACTTGTGGCCGATGTGCGCCAGGCGTACTGGCGCTCGGGGGTCCGCATGTGCAGACTTCCTGTTGGAAACGCTGCAAGGGGGGCGGACATCATGTCGACCGCGGAGTCTGACTTCAGTGCCACGGGCGTGCGCATCGAGCGCTGGCCCCGTTCGCTGACCCGGGCCGGACAGGTGCGGATCAAGGACGGCCGGCTGGCTCTGCTGACCAGTTACGGCCGCATCATCGACAGCGCGCCGGTGCGCGCGGTCACGGCCGGCAGGCCGTGGTTCGCCGGGGACGACAGCACCGTGGCGACGGTGAACGGCCGCCGCTACCGCCTCACGATGGGCCAGCGCGGCCGCAGGCCGGACGCGAAGCTGCTCGCCGGGCGCTTCCTCGACGCGGTGCGCGGGGCGGGCGGCGGCAAGGCCTGACGGGCGCGCGCCGGAAGGCCGCGGTTGCGGGCCCGACGGCCGTGGTCCACGCTGGTTCCACATCACTCAGGGTTCACCGGCGGTCACGCTGCGATCCAGCCCCGCCGGCCTGTTCAGCAGGCGGCCGACTGCTGGATCTCTTGTCTCGTCTTCTTCCGGACTATTTCGGGGAGTCGCAGCCGTGATCAGCCAGCCCAGCAGGCACTGCACGGTGGAGCTCCAGGCCCTGCCGTCGCGGATCGGTCAGGTCCGCAGAATCATCTCTGCGCAACTGCGCTACTGGCATCTCGATCCTCTGATCGACCATGCCGCGCTCGGTGTCACCGAGCTGCTGACCAATGTCCACCGGCACGCGTCGCCGGACAAGAGGTGCACCGTGGACGTCGAGCTGCTGCTCGACCGGCTCACGGTCTCCGTCCAGGACCACGACCCGCGCCTTCCGACCGTCTTCGACGCGGACTCGTCCTCCACCCACGGGCGCGGTCTCGCCCTGATCGCCGCCGTCAGCGAGAGCTGGGGCGTGCGGCCGCGGGGCGGGGCGGGGAAGGTCGTCTGGTTCACCCTTCCGGCGGATCCGCCGGTGGTGTCCCTGTCCGCCTACCCCGCCGTGTACGGGGCGACCACGACCGGCCCGCTGCCGAAGCTGCCCGAGGTGGTCATCGAGCGGGCGGCGACCGCCAGGTCGGCCGTCGCCGGCTGACCCGTCGCCGGCCGACCCGGCAACGGGAGACGGGAGCGGCGGGCCGGACACGTTCCGGCCCGCCGCCCCACGTCCGGGCCTGTGCGCCGTCCGGAAACCGCCCCCCTCTGTACCTACTGGTATGTACAGTGCCGCCATGAGCACTCCGGAACGGCTGATCTCCGCCACCCGTGAACTGCTGTGGGAGCGGGGCTACGTGGGCACCAGCCCCAGGGCCATCCAGCGGCTGGCCGGCGCGGGCCAGGGCAGCATGTACCACCACTTCAGCGGCAAGCCCGAGCTCGCCCTCGCCGCGATCCGCAGCACCGCGGACGAGCTGCGGTCATCGGCGGCGGGCGTGCTCGACGGGCCGGGGACGGCGTACGAGCGCATCGCGGCGTATCTGCTGCGCGAGCGGGACGTGCTGCGCGGCTGTCCCGTCGGGCGGCTCACGATGGATCCCGACGTGACGGCCGACAGGGCGCTGCGCGCGCCGGTGGACGAGACCCTGGACTGGCTGCGCGGCAGGCTCGCCGAGATCGTCGCCGAGGGCACGGCCGGGGGCGGGCTGCGGCCGGGGCTCGATCCGCAGGCCACCGCCGCGGCCGTGGCGGCGACCGTCCAGGGCGGTTACGTGCTGGCCCGCGCGAGCGGATCGCCGGAGGCCTTCGACACCGCCGTGCGGGGACTGCTCGCGCTGCTCGCACCCGACGACGAACCCGCCCCGGAGGCCTGACGGACATGCACGCCATGCAGTACGAGATCACCCTCCCCGCCGACTACGACATGGGGATCGTCCGGCGGCGGGTGGCCGCCCGCGGGCATCTCCTCGACGACTTCCCCGGCCTCGGCCTCAAGGCCTACCTGACCCGTGAACGCAGCGATGGCTCCCCGGTGAACCAGTACGCGCCGCTCTACCTGTGGAACGATCCCGAGGGCATGAACGCCTTCCTGTGGGGGCCCGGATTCCAGGGCATCGTGGACGACTTCGGCCGCCCCGAGGTGCGGAACTGGACAGGGCTCGCCTTCGCCGACGGACCGTCCGCGGCCGCCCCCGCACACACCGCGGTACGCCGCACCACGCGCATACCCGCCGAGGTGTCCCCGCGGGACGCCGTGGCAGGTGCGGTGGCGGAGACCGAGCGGCTCGCGGGGCTCGACGGCGTTCTCTGCGCCGCCCTCGCCGTCGATCCGTGCCGCTGGGAGCTGATGGAGCTGACCCTCTGGGAGCACGGCGCGCCCCGGGCCGCGGGCGAGCGCTACCGGGTGCTCCACGTCTCGGCGCCCGGACGGACGGCCCTGCGGCGCGGACGGCACTGGTGAGAGTGCCCGTCCGGCGGGCGGGTCACAGGGTGTGCTCGGAGAGAGCGCGTTCCAGGCGGCGGCGGGTCCGCGTCTCGTGGACGATCCGGCCGGCGATCGCCCCGCCGTAGACCACGACACCGACGCCGACGAGCCACGACTGGACGACGAGCACCGTGCCGAACGGGCCGTAGGTCACCGCGTTCGAGGCGATCAGCGGCGAGAAGACGAGCTGCGAGAAGACCCGCAGGCCCAGCATGGCGAGCGCGGTCAGCACCGCGCCGGGCAGCAGGGCCCGCCAGCGCACCCGGCCGCCCAGCAGCAGCCGTTGCGAGGCCCAGAAGAACAGGAAGGTGCCGATCAGGTCGGCGGCCGCGGTCACCGCCGACACCAGGGCCGAGCCCGGCTCCGGGGTGTTGACGAACGTCATGAGGAAGAGGATCAGCAGCGCCAGCCACACCACATGGCGCCACATGGTGTGCCAGCGTGCGGTGGGCAGGTCCCACACCTTCTCGTAGCCGGTCTGGACCGCGGACCCGAAGGTCAGCCCGAAGACGGCCAGGGCGGCCAGACCGAAGGCGGTGGTGCGCTGGAGCGCCTGTCCGGGCATGCCGAACAGTTCCTCGACCTCCTGCTGGGACTCCTTCGAGACGCCGAGGGCCTGGACGAGCCAGCGCGCGAAGCCCTGGGCGCTGACCGGGTCGGCGGCCGCGACGACGACGAGCAGCGGGACGAGGGTGAGGAAGCCGAGCGCGGCGAATCCCATCGCCCGGTGCATCAGCTCCATCTCCCGGCCCCGGTTCCACGCGAGTCCGGCCGGTGACTCGGCCATCCTGCGGTGCAGCTCGTCGAACCGCTGCCTGCGCCGCGGGCCGGACGGTGTCTCGCTCATACGGCCTCGACTACCCGGTGCGGGCCCCGCGTTCCGCCGCCGCTGCGCCGGACGGGTGGCCCGCGCCGGGGCACGGGCGGGCCGGGAGCCGGTCAGGCGAGGGCGGCCAGCGGGTCGTCGAGGACCGGCTGCCAGGCCAGCTCGGCCGCCCCGACCAGGCTGTTGTGGTCGAGGGTGCACGGCAGGATCGGCACTCCCCCGCTGCGTCCCCACAGGCTGCGGTCGGCGACGACGGCCCGCAGGCGCTCCGGGTCGGCCTCCAGCAGCTCGCGGTGGAGGCCGCCCAGGATGATGCGGTCCGGGTTGAGGATGTTCACCAGGCCGGCGAGCCCGAGGCCGAGGCGGTCGATCAGCTGCTCGGCGGCGGTGCGCACGCCCGGGTCGGCGTACTCGGCGCGCAGCATGTCGCGGGCCTGCTGGAGGAGGGAGACCTCGGGGCCCGGCTCGCGCCCGGCGGCGGTGAGGAAGGCCAGCGGGTCGGCCTCGACGTCGAGGCAGCCGCGGCTGCCGCAGTGGCAGGGCCGGCCCTCGGGGCTGACCGTGAGGTGGCCGACCTCCAGCGCCAGCCCGGAACTGCCGCTGTGCAGGCGCCCGTCGAGGACGAGCGCGCCGCCGACGCCCCGGTGCCCGGTGGCGACGCACAGCAGGTCCTGGGCACCGCGTCCGGCCCCGTGGCGGTGCTCGGCCAGGGCGGCGAGATTGACGTCGTTGCCGGTGAAGGCGGGGCCGGTGATGCCGGCGGCGGCAACCTGCGCGGCGAAGATGTCGCGCACCGGGGCGCCGGCCGGCCAGGCGAGGTGCAGCGGGTTGAGGGCCGTGCCCTCCGGTTCGGCCACGGCCGACGGCACGGCGAGGCCCGCGCCGAGGCAGCGCCGGCCACTGGCGCGCAGCAGCTCGGCTCCGGCGGCGACGACCTCGCCGAGCACCTGTGCCGGGTCGGCCTGGACGGTGGTGCTGCCGGGGGCGGTGGCGACGGTCCGGCCGCCGAGGCCGACGAGCGAGGCCCGGAAGCCGTCGGGGTGGACCTGTGCGGCGAGCACGACGGGGCCGTGCTCGTCGACCGCGAGCCGATGGGAGGGGCGGCCCTGTGATCCGGCGGCGGCTCCGGGCCGCGAGTCGACGCGGATGAGTCCGAGCGCTTCGAGTTCGGCGGCGACGGCACCGGCGGTGGCGCGGGTGACGCCCAGTTCGGCCGTGAGGACCGCGCGCGTGGGTGCACGGCCGGTGTGAACCAGTTCCAGGGCGGGGCCGAGCGCGCTGCGGCCCCTCTCCAGTCTCGTCCGGGTGGTCGTCGCCTTGCCGTTCATGAGGGCGAGTCTCCCATGATCCGCCAGGCCCGTCGGCCGCCTTGTACCCGAAGGGCCTCAGGCCCTATTCTGAGTTTGTGCCGCTTCTAAACAAACTACGGACGGCCGTTCCGGGGGGTCCCGGCGGAAACACCGCCTCCTCCTCCCTGTCCCGCGTCCGCACCGCCCTCACCGTCTTCTTCGCCCTCGACGGCTTCCTCTTCGCCGGCTGGGTCGTCCGCATCCCCGCGATCAAGCAGCAGACCGGCGCCTCCGCCAGCGACCTCGGTCTCGCCCTGCTCGGCGTCTCCGCCGGCGCCGTCGTCACCATGACCCTCACCGGCCGGCTGTGCCGCCGCTACGGCAGCCCGGCCGTGACGGTGGTGAGCGCGGTCCTGCTCTCGCTGAGCATGGCGCTGCCCCCGCTGACCCACTCGGCGCTCGCCCTCGGACTGGTGCTGCTGGTCTTCGGGGCGGCCTACGGCGGCATCAACGTGGCGATGAACAGTGCGGCGGTCGACCTGGTCGCGGCGCTCCGGCGGCCCGTGATGCCCGGCTTCCACGCGGCGTTCAGCCTCGGCGGCATGCTCGGCGCCGGGCTCGGCGGCCTCGTGGCCGGCGGCCTGTCGCCCACCGTCCACCTGATGGCGCTGACCGCCGTCGGCCTCGGTGTCACCGCGCTCGCGGGCCCGGCGCTGCTGGCCCACCGGACGCGCGCCCCCGGGACGCCGTCCGGCGCCGCCCCCGCACCGGCCCGGCTCACCGGCCGCACCCGCAGGCTGGTGCTGCTCTTCGGCGTGATCGCCCTGTGCACCGCGTACGGGGAAGGGGCGATGGCCGACTGGAGCGCACTGCACCTGGAGCAGGACCTCCACGCCCACCCCGGTGTCGCCGCCGCGGGCTACTCGCTCTTCGCCCTGGCGATGACCGCCGGCCGGCTCAGCGGCACGCTGCTGCTGGAGCGGCTGGGCCAGACCCGCACCCTCGTCCTGGGCGGCGCCACCGCCGCGGCGGGCATGCTGCTGGGCGCGCTCGCTCCCACGGTGTGGGCGGCCCTCGCCGGGTTCGCCGTCGCCGGTCTCGGGCTCGCCAACATCTTCCCGGTGGCCGTCGGCAGGGCGGGCGCCCTCGCCGGACCCGCCGGTGTCGCGGCGGCGTCCACGCTCGGCTACGGCGGGATGCTGCTCGGCCCGCCCGCGATCGGCTTCCTCGCCGACTGGTTCTCCCTCCCGGCGGCCCTGACCACGGTCGCGCTGCTGTCCGGCGGGGCGGCGGTGATCGCCTACGCGGCGCGGCACGCCTCCGCCCCGGGCGCCGAGGTGACCCGCCACGAGCCGGTCCCGGAGCCGGTCGCCGGCGGCACGGAGCAGGCGCGGGCGGCCGTCGGGCAGGGCTGAGCACGGGCAGGGGCACGGGCAGGGAGGCGCCTGAGTAGCCGTACTCAGGCGCGTCCACCCGGACGGGCGCACCATGGAAGGCACCACGACCATGGGGGAGAAGGCCATGAACGCCCGACTGACCGCGCTCGCACGACTGACCTTCGGCAACCTCGCCTCCCGGATCTATCTGGGGCTGGTCGCCGCGGCGGCCGTCTTCGTCGCCGTCGACACCGCGTTCGTCCACCACGACGACGCCTCGATGGCAGGGATCTGGCTGTTCCTGCTGGCCGCGCCGTCGATCTTCGGACTGATGGCCCTGGGCACCCTCTTCGGCGAGGGCGTCGCGGAGTCCGCGGCGTTCCTCTATCCGGCGCTGGTGGCGGCGGTGCTGATCCAGGCGTGCGCGCTGGGCATGTTCGTACGGCTGCTCGGCGACACGGGCCGTCCCGCACACACCGCACGGCCGCACGGCGCCTGACGGCGCCGGGCGGGCCCGCGCCTCGGGCACGCATCAGGGGCCGGTCCCGGGCGTGATGCCCGGGACCGGCCCCTGTGCCGATGCTCCGCCGTACCGGTGCGGGTGACGTTGCCGACGCCGGCGTCGCTCCCGGCGCGGGTGCCGGCTAGGCCTTGTCTGACACATCCCGCCTGGCGCGCGACGCCCGGCACGCACCCTCGCTGCGTTGTCGGAGTCATCCGAGTACACCCAGTACGAGGATGATCCTCCGCCTTGCGATCGCACGCACCGGACGCCGCGCGCCCCGCCCTTCGGGCGGACGGCGCCATTTGTCGGACAATGCCTAGGTTCTGTCCGGCGGATCATGTGACTTTCCGACCGGTCGCTCGTTGGTT
It encodes the following:
- a CDS encoding SCO4225 family membrane protein; this translates as MEGTTTMGEKAMNARLTALARLTFGNLASRIYLGLVAAAAVFVAVDTAFVHHDDASMAGIWLFLLAAPSIFGLMALGTLFGEGVAESAAFLYPALVAAVLIQACALGMFVRLLGDTGRPAHTARPHGA
- a CDS encoding DUF4865 family protein, which gives rise to MHAMQYEITLPADYDMGIVRRRVAARGHLLDDFPGLGLKAYLTRERSDGSPVNQYAPLYLWNDPEGMNAFLWGPGFQGIVDDFGRPEVRNWTGLAFADGPSAAAPAHTAVRRTTRIPAEVSPRDAVAGAVAETERLAGLDGVLCAALAVDPCRWELMELTLWEHGAPRAAGERYRVLHVSAPGRTALRRGRHW
- a CDS encoding TetR/AcrR family transcriptional regulator; translated protein: MSTPERLISATRELLWERGYVGTSPRAIQRLAGAGQGSMYHHFSGKPELALAAIRSTADELRSSAAGVLDGPGTAYERIAAYLLRERDVLRGCPVGRLTMDPDVTADRALRAPVDETLDWLRGRLAEIVAEGTAGGGLRPGLDPQATAAAVAATVQGGYVLARASGSPEAFDTAVRGLLALLAPDDEPAPEA
- a CDS encoding ROK family protein; the protein is MNGKATTTRTRLERGRSALGPALELVHTGRAPTRAVLTAELGVTRATAGAVAAELEALGLIRVDSRPGAAAGSQGRPSHRLAVDEHGPVVLAAQVHPDGFRASLVGLGGRTVATAPGSTTVQADPAQVLGEVVAAGAELLRASGRRCLGAGLAVPSAVAEPEGTALNPLHLAWPAGAPVRDIFAAQVAAAGITGPAFTGNDVNLAALAEHRHGAGRGAQDLLCVATGHRGVGGALVLDGRLHSGSSGLALEVGHLTVSPEGRPCHCGSRGCLDVEADPLAFLTAAGREPGPEVSLLQQARDMLRAEYADPGVRTAAEQLIDRLGLGLAGLVNILNPDRIILGGLHRELLEADPERLRAVVADRSLWGRSGGVPILPCTLDHNSLVGAAELAWQPVLDDPLAALA
- a CDS encoding YhjD/YihY/BrkB family envelope integrity protein; this encodes MSETPSGPRRRQRFDELHRRMAESPAGLAWNRGREMELMHRAMGFAALGFLTLVPLLVVVAAADPVSAQGFARWLVQALGVSKESQQEVEELFGMPGQALQRTTAFGLAALAVFGLTFGSAVQTGYEKVWDLPTARWHTMWRHVVWLALLILFLMTFVNTPEPGSALVSAVTAAADLIGTFLFFWASQRLLLGGRVRWRALLPGAVLTALAMLGLRVFSQLVFSPLIASNAVTYGPFGTVLVVQSWLVGVGVVVYGGAIAGRIVHETRTRRRLERALSEHTL
- a CDS encoding MFS transporter — encoded protein: MPLLNKLRTAVPGGPGGNTASSSLSRVRTALTVFFALDGFLFAGWVVRIPAIKQQTGASASDLGLALLGVSAGAVVTMTLTGRLCRRYGSPAVTVVSAVLLSLSMALPPLTHSALALGLVLLVFGAAYGGINVAMNSAAVDLVAALRRPVMPGFHAAFSLGGMLGAGLGGLVAGGLSPTVHLMALTAVGLGVTALAGPALLAHRTRAPGTPSGAAPAPARLTGRTRRLVLLFGVIALCTAYGEGAMADWSALHLEQDLHAHPGVAAAGYSLFALAMTAGRLSGTLLLERLGQTRTLVLGGATAAAGMLLGALAPTVWAALAGFAVAGLGLANIFPVAVGRAGALAGPAGVAAASTLGYGGMLLGPPAIGFLADWFSLPAALTTVALLSGGAAVIAYAARHASAPGAEVTRHEPVPEPVAGGTEQARAAVGQG